The sequence TCTGGAACGAGACTGTTTCCAACCTCACACTCATGGCCTTGGGCTCGTCTGCTCCGGAGATCCTCCTGTCTGTCATCGAGGTGTGCGGCCATGGCTTCACGGCGGGGGACCTGGGGCCGAGCACGATCGTGGGGAGTGCTGCCTTCAACATGTTTGTCATCATTGCAATCTGTGTGTACGTGGTGCCAGATGGAGAGATAAGGAAGATCAAGCACTTGCGAGTGTTTTTTGTTACAGCGGCCTGGAGCATCTTTGCCTACACTTGGCTTTACATTATTTTATCTGTGTCTTCTCCTGGGATTGTGGAGGTTTGGGAAGGCTTGCtcaccttcttcttcttccccaTCTGTGTGGTGTTTGCCTGGATAGCTGACAGGAGGCTTTTATTTTACAAGTACGTCTACAAGAAATACCGAGCCGGCAAGCAGAGAGGCATGATCATTGAGCACGAGGGTGACCGGCCCTCCTCCAAGGCCGACATCGAGATGGATGGAAAGGTTGCTAACTCTCACGTGGAGAACTTTTTGGATGGGACACTGGTGTTGGAGGTGGACGAGAAAGACCAGGATGACGAGGAAGCCAGGAGGGAAATGGCTCGGATCCTGAAGGAGCTGAAACAAAAGCACCCAGACAAGGAAATTGAGCAGCTCATAGAGCTGGCCAACTACCAGGTCCTGAGCCAGCAGCAGAAGAGCAGGGCCTTCTACCGCATCCAGGCCACCCGGCTCATGACCGGCGCCGGCAACATCCTGAAGAGACACGCCGCGGACCAGGCCCGCAAGGCCGTCAGCATGCACGAGGTCAACAGCGAGGTGACCGAAAACGATCCCATCAGCAAGCTCTACTTCGAGCAGGGCACCTACCAGTGCCTGGAGAACTGCGGCACTGTGGCCCTGACCATCGTCCGCCGGGGAGGAGACCTGACCAACACAGTGTACGTCGACTTCCGGACAGAGGACGGCACGGCCAACGCCGGCTCTGACTACGAGTTCACTGAGGGGACGGTGGTCTTCAAGCCTGGAGAGACCCAGAAGGAAATCCGCGTTGGCATCATCGACGACGACATATTTGAGGAGGATGAGAACTTCCTGGTCCATCTCAGCAACGTCCGTGTGAGCACCAAGGCCTCAGATGAGGGCGTTCTTGAGGCCAGCCGTGTCTCAACACTCGCCTGCTTGGGATCACCATCTACTGCCACCGTCACCATTTTTGACGATGACCACGCCGGCATCTTCACCTTCGAGGAGCCAGTAACACACATCAGTGAAAGCGTAGGAACCATGGAAGTGAAAGTGTTGCGAACCTCTGGAGCACGAGGAAATGTTATTGTGCCCTACAAAACCATTGAAGGCACGGCCAAAGGTGGAGGGGAGGACTTTGAAGACACCTGCGGGGAGCTGGAGTTCCAGAATGATGAGATAGTGTAAGTCAAGGTTTTATTTGTTTCTTacagtttctgtttctcctgaaaTGAAATACACttagctcccagagctgcactgGAGGTGTTTGGGTGCCAGTGCATTGCAATAAGCCATGAGTGGCCTCAGGTGCTGTGGGGAGCCTGAAacactgctgtgtccctgccttgCCAGCAGACTGGAGAGTGATGCCTGGTCAGGGGCACTCCAGCCTTCCAGCAGCAGGGAGATGGAGTTGATCTGGGAGCCATACCCATGCACTGAGCAGATCTctacagcctctgctgcagcttCTACTGCTCTGCAGTAGAGCAGAGAACAAACCTGAGGTGGCTGTGACCACCCAGTCACAAGGGCCTGAACTGCAGAGGGCTTGAACTGAGTATGTGAATTGCGGTACCTGCTTCCTGTTTCCTGCTTAGGCTCAGATCCTCCAGTACTGGGTCACAGCTGTCCTACtgatgctctgctcagggctttgGTGAAGGTTGCTTCACCTCTTCCTGTTCTAAAGGGTGCAGGCCTGGGTCACTGTCCAATACACGTCTTGAACAAGTGCTGTCATGCAGGGAAGCCTCATGGTTAGGATGGAACCGCAACCACGTTCGGCTCCTTACGAGTAAAAAAAGGAGGCTGAAAGCTGTTGGAGGCTACTCCTGAGTGGTGCTATTTGGATGGTGGGGAAAGTATTAGTGCTATAGCCTTATTACATTATGTGGAGAACATAATTTGCTCAGTAAATCATGGTAGAAAACACCTATCCTTGGGTATTTCATGAAGACATTTCCTTGCCCCGCTGGTGCTCTGGGAGGAATTGggagctctgtttttccagcc comes from Melospiza melodia melodia isolate bMelMel2 chromosome 3, bMelMel2.pri, whole genome shotgun sequence and encodes:
- the SLC8A1 gene encoding sodium/calcium exchanger 1 isoform X4 produces the protein MFGTRLVEAAMSRVTPTHASPGRSFPLLSLVLVLLLHAGATRAESPSELPANDTEECAGSYICKKGVILPIWEPQDPSFGDKIARATVYFVAMVYMFLGVSIIADRFMSSIEVITSQEREITIKKPNGETSKTTVRIWNETVSNLTLMALGSSAPEILLSVIEVCGHGFTAGDLGPSTIVGSAAFNMFVIIAICVYVVPDGEIRKIKHLRVFFVTAAWSIFAYTWLYIILSVSSPGIVEVWEGLLTFFFFPICVVFAWIADRRLLFYKYVYKKYRAGKQRGMIIEHEGDRPSSKADIEMDGKVANSHVENFLDGTLVLEVDEKDQDDEEARREMARILKELKQKHPDKEIEQLIELANYQVLSQQQKSRAFYRIQATRLMTGAGNILKRHAADQARKAVSMHEVNSEVTENDPISKLYFEQGTYQCLENCGTVALTIVRRGGDLTNTVYVDFRTEDGTANAGSDYEFTEGTVVFKPGETQKEIRVGIIDDDIFEEDENFLVHLSNVRVSTKASDEGVLEASRVSTLACLGSPSTATVTIFDDDHAGIFTFEEPVTHISESVGTMEVKVLRTSGARGNVIVPYKTIEGTAKGGGEDFEDTCGELEFQNDEIVKTISIKVIDDEEYEKNKTFYLEIGEPRLVEMSEKKGGFTITEENEEKQPLTSKEEEERRIAEMGRPVLGEHTKLEIIIEESYEFKNTVDKLIKKTNLALVVGTNSWREQFIEAITVSAGEDDDDDECGEEKLPSCFDYVMHFLTVFWKVLFAFVPPTDYWNGWACFVVSILMIGLLTAFIGDLASHFGCTIGLKDSVTAVVFVALGTSVPDTFASKVAATQDQYADASIGNVTGSNAVNVFLGIGVAWSIAAIYHAAHGQAFQVSPGTLAFSVTLFTIFAFISVGVLLYRRRPEIGGELGGPRTSKLLTSSLFILLWLLYIFFSSLEAYCHIKGF
- the SLC8A1 gene encoding sodium/calcium exchanger 1 isoform X5 — translated: MFGTRLVEAAMSRVTPTHASPGRSFPLLSLVLVLLLHAGATRAESPSELPANDTEECAGSYICKKGVILPIWEPQDPSFGDKIARATVYFVAMVYMFLGVSIIADRFMSSIEVITSQEREITIKKPNGETSKTTVRIWNETVSNLTLMALGSSAPEILLSVIEVCGHGFTAGDLGPSTIVGSAAFNMFVIIAICVYVVPDGEIRKIKHLRVFFVTAAWSIFAYTWLYIILSVSSPGIVEVWEGLLTFFFFPICVVFAWIADRRLLFYKYVYKKYRAGKQRGMIIEHEGDRPSSKADIEMDGKVANSHVENFLDGTLVLEVDEKDQDDEEARREMARILKELKQKHPDKEIEQLIELANYQVLSQQQKSRAFYRIQATRLMTGAGNILKRHAADQARKAVSMHEVNSEVTENDPISKLYFEQGTYQCLENCGTVALTIVRRGGDLTNTVYVDFRTEDGTANAGSDYEFTEGTVVFKPGETQKEIRVGIIDDDIFEEDENFLVHLSNVRVSTKASDEGVLEASRVSTLACLGSPSTATVTIFDDDHAGIFTFEEPVTHISESVGTMEVKVLRTSGARGNVIVPYKTIEGTAKGGGEDFEDTCGELEFQNDEIVKFITLRVLDREEYEKECSFFLVLGDPVWLRRGVKGGFTITEENEEKQPLTSKEEEERRIAEMGRPVLGEHTKLEIIIEESYEFKNTVDKLIKKTNLALVVGTNSWREQFIEAITVSAGEDDDDDECGEEKLPSCFDYVMHFLTVFWKVLFAFVPPTDYWNGWACFVVSILMIGLLTAFIGDLASHFGCTIGLKDSVTAVVFVALGTSVPDTFASKVAATQDQYADASIGNVTGSNAVNVFLGIGVAWSIAAIYHAAHGQAFQVSPGTLAFSVTLFTIFAFISVGVLLYRRRPEIGGELGGPRTSKLLTSSLFILLWLLYIFFSSLEAYCHIKGF